The Flavobacterium sp. HJ-32-4 genome contains a region encoding:
- a CDS encoding nucleotidyltransferase family protein gives MTILAFVNVREAISANQSEFLSLCKTHEVKELYAFGSSVSGRFNDASSDIDLLVELTTQDPLQRGEYLTDLWEKFESFFQRRVDLLTNASIRNPILRNSIDTSKVLIYDGKKQKVSI, from the coding sequence ATGACTATCTTAGCCTTTGTGAATGTAAGAGAAGCGATATCGGCTAACCAAAGTGAGTTTCTGTCTTTATGCAAGACGCATGAAGTAAAGGAGTTATATGCCTTCGGTTCATCTGTTTCCGGTCGATTCAACGATGCGTCCAGCGATATTGATCTATTGGTCGAACTAACGACCCAAGATCCACTTCAAAGGGGCGAGTATCTCACCGACTTATGGGAAAAGTTCGAGTCGTTTTTCCAACGCAGAGTGGATTTGCTGACAAACGCTTCCATTCGGAATCCCATACTCCGAAACAGTATTGATACATCAAAAGTACTTATCTATGACGGAAAAAAGCAGAAAGTATCTATTTGA
- a CDS encoding VWA domain-containing protein, whose product MEQQDIFETKLREAARKAETQDFPAMENVWNRVTEKLDGTERKRPVIWWKRLVVAASILLCGVIAYEFVDTRPMPRYPSPASTQPVVEEPAPKAPSSEAPVPSAPVTPPSTLAPQHATDAEVYAPQSESDTNTEIAAADEPALAKEKAVTKDMTPFLSNSASSLSTPSMTANRFPVTVDSTQQAVMGEKRVLDLVEGTSGDTYSGVVNDDSGLPLPGVSIVVQGTNRGTQTDLDGKFTIKAKKGERLVFSFIGLDTQRITLGKPKDFLSISLKASAKLLEAVMVQGYNITRTKKSLAASTVTVSSSYVERKAAKKRSRKNRKTAQVTSNANTLLVKILKEKTAADTLNEAHAVLWQRALSSDKRGAPLYLLDGVPVSPEKLKVLTSDDIDDVEAMNRDEALKVYGKKAENGVIMIESVTYNGDKKSKREVRKWLRELQQKQRDTQEEYPPLIENPFESARNHPLSTFSIDVDNAAYTNVRRFINQGQAVPPDAVRIEEMVNFFDYQYAPPVTKDPLAVHAEYADCPWNSRHKLLRIGLQAASLPSDRLPASNLVFLIDVSGSMDSPDKLPLLKESFKVLVNRLRHQDRVAIVVYAGAAGVVLPSTPGDEKDTILNALNKLSTGGSTAGGQGIELAYDIASEHFIKGGNNRVILATDGDFNVGPSSDQDMEELIEEKRQSGVFLTCLGFGMGNYKDAKMQVLAQKGNGNHAYIDNLQEANRFLGKEFTGTMYAVAKDVKLQVEFNPTHVNAYRLIGYETRKLRDEDFRNDAIDAGELGNGQTVTAFYEIIPPGVESTFFDGDIPLKYTKTTYDGGSELATVKFRYKQPNGNKSRELAVPISDTPVPLDRSTDDFRFAAAVAWFGLKLRDSQFIENKSQDDIEALARGALTPDPDGYRAEFVRLVELAQ is encoded by the coding sequence ATGGAACAGCAGGATATTTTTGAAACGAAACTACGCGAAGCCGCACGAAAAGCGGAAACGCAGGATTTCCCGGCCATGGAAAACGTCTGGAACCGGGTAACGGAAAAATTAGACGGAACCGAACGGAAGCGTCCGGTCATCTGGTGGAAACGCCTGGTGGTAGCGGCCTCCATCCTACTTTGTGGCGTTATCGCCTATGAGTTTGTCGATACACGGCCGATGCCCCGTTACCCCAGTCCGGCATCAACACAGCCGGTAGTGGAAGAACCTGCCCCTAAAGCGCCTTCTTCCGAAGCACCCGTTCCTTCTGCACCGGTAACGCCTCCGTCAACACTGGCGCCGCAACACGCCACGGACGCTGAAGTGTATGCGCCTCAGTCTGAATCCGACACGAATACGGAAATAGCCGCAGCAGATGAACCGGCACTAGCCAAAGAGAAGGCCGTTACCAAAGACATGACGCCGTTCCTGTCGAATTCCGCCAGTAGCCTGTCGACACCTTCGATGACAGCCAACCGCTTTCCCGTTACGGTCGACTCGACACAGCAAGCGGTGATGGGTGAAAAACGCGTATTGGACCTGGTTGAAGGGACTTCAGGTGACACCTATTCAGGTGTGGTTAACGATGATTCCGGGCTACCATTGCCGGGCGTATCAATCGTCGTACAAGGTACCAATCGCGGCACACAGACTGATTTAGACGGCAAGTTTACAATCAAGGCGAAAAAAGGCGAACGCTTGGTCTTTAGCTTTATTGGGTTGGACACACAACGTATCACATTGGGGAAGCCAAAAGACTTTCTTTCTATCTCGCTAAAGGCCTCCGCCAAGTTACTGGAAGCTGTGATGGTGCAAGGTTACAACATTACCCGTACAAAAAAGAGTTTGGCAGCGAGTACGGTAACCGTATCAAGCTCCTACGTAGAGCGGAAAGCGGCGAAAAAACGCAGTCGTAAAAACCGGAAGACGGCGCAGGTTACGTCCAATGCCAACACGCTACTCGTAAAAATCCTAAAGGAAAAAACAGCAGCTGACACCCTTAACGAAGCTCACGCAGTGCTATGGCAACGGGCCTTGAGCAGCGACAAACGCGGCGCGCCGCTTTACCTGCTCGACGGTGTTCCTGTGTCGCCTGAGAAACTAAAAGTCCTGACCTCTGATGATATCGACGATGTAGAAGCAATGAACCGTGATGAGGCCTTAAAAGTATATGGGAAAAAAGCAGAAAACGGCGTCATCATGATCGAGAGTGTCACCTACAACGGCGATAAAAAATCGAAACGGGAAGTCCGGAAGTGGCTTCGCGAATTACAACAAAAGCAGCGCGACACGCAGGAGGAATATCCACCCTTAATCGAAAACCCCTTTGAAAGCGCCCGCAACCACCCGCTTTCTACTTTCTCGATTGATGTTGATAATGCCGCCTACACCAATGTCCGCCGTTTTATCAACCAGGGGCAGGCTGTGCCGCCTGACGCGGTGCGGATCGAAGAAATGGTGAACTTCTTTGACTACCAGTATGCCCCACCGGTCACAAAGGATCCGTTGGCGGTGCATGCCGAATACGCCGATTGCCCGTGGAACAGCCGCCACAAGCTGCTGCGTATCGGTCTCCAGGCCGCTTCCCTGCCAAGTGATCGACTACCGGCTTCGAACCTTGTGTTCCTGATTGATGTATCAGGCTCGATGGACAGCCCTGATAAACTGCCGTTGTTGAAGGAATCGTTCAAGGTGCTTGTAAACCGACTGCGGCACCAGGACCGGGTGGCGATTGTGGTGTATGCCGGTGCGGCGGGTGTGGTGCTGCCGTCTACTCCGGGCGACGAAAAAGATACCATCCTCAACGCACTGAACAAGTTGTCGACTGGGGGTAGTACCGCGGGAGGACAGGGTATCGAGCTTGCCTATGACATTGCCTCCGAACATTTCATCAAAGGTGGAAACAACCGGGTGATCCTGGCAACGGATGGTGATTTCAACGTGGGTCCGTCCTCCGACCAGGACATGGAAGAACTCATTGAAGAAAAACGGCAATCGGGGGTTTTCCTGACCTGCCTCGGCTTTGGCATGGGTAATTACAAGGATGCCAAAATGCAGGTGCTGGCCCAGAAAGGAAACGGCAACCACGCGTATATCGACAATTTACAGGAGGCCAACCGCTTCCTTGGAAAAGAGTTCACAGGCACTATGTACGCGGTCGCCAAAGACGTAAAACTTCAGGTGGAGTTCAACCCGACCCATGTCAATGCCTATCGCCTCATCGGATATGAAACACGCAAATTGCGGGACGAAGACTTCCGAAATGATGCCATCGATGCCGGAGAATTGGGCAACGGCCAAACGGTGACCGCCTTCTATGAGATCATTCCACCGGGCGTTGAGAGTACGTTCTTTGATGGAGACATTCCGTTGAAATATACCAAAACCACCTATGACGGCGGCTCGGAACTGGCGACGGTGAAATTCCGGTACAAACAACCCAACGGAAACAAAAGTCGCGAGTTAGCGGTCCCAATCAGCGACACGCCGGTACCGTTGGATCGCTCGACAGACGATTTCCGCTTTGCTGCGGCGGTGGCATGGTTTGGATTAAAACTCCGGGATTCCCAATTCATCGAGAATAAATCGCAGGACGATATCGAGGCGCTGGCACGCGGGGCACTGACCCCGGATCCGGATGGTTACCGGGCTGAGTTTGTACGTTTGGTGGAACTGGCGCAGTAG
- a CDS encoding DUF86 domain-containing protein, which yields MTEKSRKYLFDVLLAIELIEEFTIGVSDFSVYDSDRKTQSAVERQLAIIGEALNQCQKLQPDLRIEHDKQIIAFRNRLVHAYDSLDNSMVWLILKRHIEPLKAEINLLLR from the coding sequence ATGACGGAAAAAAGCAGAAAGTATCTATTTGATGTTCTTCTTGCTATTGAGTTGATAGAAGAGTTTACAATTGGAGTAAGTGACTTTTCTGTCTACGATTCCGACCGGAAGACGCAAAGTGCTGTGGAACGGCAACTCGCCATCATAGGCGAAGCATTGAACCAGTGTCAAAAACTACAGCCCGACCTACGAATCGAACACGACAAGCAGATAATCGCATTCCGGAATAGATTGGTACACGCGTATGACAGCCTCGACAACTCGATGGTTTGGCTAATTCTGAAACGACATATCGAACCACTGAAAGCAGAGATAAACCTCCTTTTAAGATAG